The following proteins are co-located in the Streptomyces bottropensis ATCC 25435 genome:
- a CDS encoding SDR family NAD(P)-dependent oxidoreductase encodes MGNFLAGKVVAVTGAGRGIGRAVAVGAAAEGARVVVNDYGVCVDGSEPTSSVAETVVKEIEAAGGEAVAVADDISTMAGGQRLVDTAVEAYGRIDGVVCVAGILRERMLFNMAEDEWDPVIATHLKGTFTVFRAASAVMRKQRAGTLIGFTSGNHQGSVSQANYSAAKGGIISLVRSAALGLHRYGVTANAVAPVARTRMSAGVPMELTEIGEPEDVAAFVVYLLSDRAREERITGQVYTVAGPKIAVWAQPRELRSAYAEGGWTPERIAEFLPGAVGVDPMPMLERVEGMARAAAAGERPNA; translated from the coding sequence GTGGGAAACTTCTTGGCAGGCAAGGTCGTCGCCGTCACCGGAGCGGGTCGGGGGATCGGCCGGGCGGTCGCCGTCGGTGCCGCCGCCGAGGGCGCGCGCGTCGTCGTCAACGACTACGGCGTCTGCGTCGACGGCTCCGAACCCACCAGCTCCGTCGCCGAGACCGTCGTCAAGGAGATCGAGGCGGCCGGTGGCGAGGCCGTCGCCGTCGCCGACGACATCTCCACCATGGCCGGTGGGCAGCGGCTCGTGGACACGGCGGTCGAGGCGTACGGACGGATCGACGGGGTCGTCTGTGTCGCCGGGATCCTGCGCGAGCGGATGCTGTTCAACATGGCCGAGGACGAATGGGATCCGGTCATCGCCACGCATCTGAAGGGCACGTTCACCGTGTTCCGGGCCGCGTCCGCCGTCATGCGGAAGCAGCGGGCCGGGACCCTGATCGGGTTCACGAGCGGCAACCACCAGGGGTCCGTCTCGCAGGCCAACTACAGCGCGGCCAAGGGCGGGATCATCTCCCTGGTGCGCAGCGCGGCGCTGGGTCTGCACCGGTACGGGGTGACCGCGAACGCGGTGGCGCCGGTGGCGCGTACGCGGATGTCCGCGGGGGTGCCGATGGAGCTGACCGAGATCGGTGAGCCGGAGGACGTGGCCGCGTTCGTGGTGTACCTGCTGTCGGACCGGGCCCGGGAGGAACGGATCACCGGGCAGGTGTACACGGTCGCCGGGCCGAAGATCGCGGTGTGGGCTCAGCCGCGGGAGCTGCGCTCGGCGTATGCGGAAGGGGGCTGGACCCCGGAGAGGATCGCGGAGTTTCTGCCGGGGGCGGTGGGGGTGGATCCGATGCCGATGCTGGAGCGGGTGGAGGGGATGGCCCGGGCCGCGGCGGCCGGGGAGCGGCCGAACGCGTGA
- a CDS encoding cyclase family protein: MSLPVEFHDIAKRVNNWGRWGADDEIGTLNLITDEVVREAAASVRTGRRVPLALPLQQDGVQTGMMPGRVNPLHAMVQINQEIFGPGTVACSDDAVTMGLQAATHWDALTHVSHSGRIYNGRPADTITPHGGAAFAGIDKARHIVSRGVLLDIPRALGRDDDRLPGDHAVTPEDLDAAEELAGTRVRAGDIVLVRTGQIRTYLAGDKHGYAFPSPGLSVRTPEWFHARDVAAVANDTLTFEIFPPEIEDLWLPVHALHLVEMGMPQGQNWNLEELSTACGQLTRYDFLLSAMPEPFVGATGTPVAPIALL; the protein is encoded by the coding sequence ATGTCATTACCCGTGGAGTTCCACGACATCGCCAAGCGCGTGAACAACTGGGGGCGTTGGGGGGCCGACGACGAGATCGGCACCCTCAACCTGATCACCGACGAGGTCGTACGGGAGGCCGCGGCATCGGTCCGCACCGGGCGCCGGGTGCCGCTCGCACTACCCCTCCAGCAGGACGGCGTGCAGACGGGGATGATGCCGGGCCGGGTGAACCCGCTGCACGCGATGGTGCAGATCAACCAGGAGATCTTCGGTCCGGGCACGGTGGCGTGCAGCGACGACGCGGTGACCATGGGACTGCAGGCGGCGACGCACTGGGACGCGCTCACCCATGTCTCGCACTCGGGCCGGATCTACAACGGCCGCCCGGCGGACACCATCACCCCGCACGGCGGCGCGGCCTTCGCCGGCATCGACAAGGCCCGGCACATCGTCTCGCGCGGTGTACTCCTGGACATCCCGCGCGCCCTGGGCCGCGACGACGACCGGCTGCCCGGCGACCACGCGGTCACCCCCGAAGACCTGGACGCGGCCGAGGAGTTGGCGGGGACGCGGGTCCGCGCGGGGGACATCGTCCTGGTTCGCACGGGGCAGATCCGGACCTACCTGGCCGGCGACAAGCACGGGTACGCGTTCCCCTCGCCGGGGCTCTCCGTGCGCACCCCGGAGTGGTTCCACGCGCGCGATGTCGCCGCCGTCGCCAACGACACCCTGACGTTCGAGATCTTCCCGCCGGAGATCGAGGACCTGTGGCTGCCGGTGCACGCGCTCCACCTGGTCGAGATGGGCATGCCGCAGGGGCAGAACTGGAATCTGGAAGAGTTGTCCACAGCCTGTGGACAACTTACGCGGTACGACTTCCTGCTCTCGGCGATGCCCGAACCGTTCGTCGGCGCCACGGGCACGCCGGTGGCGCCGATCGCCCTCCTGTAG
- a CDS encoding ATP-binding protein, with protein MQLEIRPDPAEVGRARRWARSRLAGSGIGDDEPLAETLILLVSELVTNAVVHTGRPAVLRLLLSALRDGAVGKVRLEVADTSACPPTPRCADGDETGGRGLALVEVLADRWGWSYEGVGKRIWCELDRVVPGVAGARGASGASGGAPGAGSGVVAPAVYPACSAVTGVAAVARESLVCEGMAYDGMAYDGMAYEPV; from the coding sequence GCAGCTGGAGATCCGGCCCGACCCCGCAGAGGTGGGTCGCGCACGGAGATGGGCCCGTTCACGGCTCGCCGGGTCCGGGATAGGGGACGACGAGCCGCTCGCCGAGACGCTGATCCTCCTCGTCTCCGAGCTGGTCACCAACGCGGTGGTCCACACCGGCCGTCCGGCCGTGCTGCGGCTGCTGCTGTCCGCCCTGCGCGACGGTGCGGTCGGCAAGGTCCGCCTGGAGGTCGCCGACACCAGTGCGTGTCCGCCGACCCCGCGATGCGCCGACGGTGACGAGACGGGCGGGCGGGGCCTCGCCCTGGTCGAGGTCCTCGCGGACCGCTGGGGCTGGTCCTATGAGGGTGTCGGCAAGCGCATCTGGTGCGAGCTGGACCGGGTGGTGCCGGGGGTCGCCGGGGCGAGGGGCGCCTCGGGGGCGTCGGGTGGTGCGCCGGGAGCGGGCAGCGGCGTCGTGGCGCCGGCGGTCTATCCGGCGTGCAGCGCGGTGACGGGGGTCGCCGCGGTCGCCCGGGAGAGCCTGGTGTGCGAGGGGATGGCGTACGACGGAATGGCGTACGACGGAATGGCCTACGAGCCGGTCTAG